A single window of Butyricicoccus intestinisimiae DNA harbors:
- a CDS encoding recombinase family protein — translation MGHTPFGYKIENGIAVIDQPAADKLRQLYKNYLSGMSLSKAASAAGIKTYHGTAKRLMETAHYLGDSFYPAIIDKDTYQKAQEERKRRATALGRNNKQTQMRKLQIPTRFHMGEVAALYDNPVKQAEYLYSLIESESK, via the coding sequence ATGGGCCATACACCATTTGGTTATAAGATAGAAAACGGTATTGCAGTTATCGATCAACCGGCTGCAGATAAGCTCAGACAGCTTTATAAAAATTATCTGAGTGGTATGTCCTTATCAAAGGCTGCATCTGCTGCCGGAATTAAAACTTATCACGGCACCGCTAAGCGATTGATGGAAACCGCCCATTATCTTGGAGACAGTTTTTATCCTGCTATTATCGATAAGGATACCTATCAAAAAGCACAAGAAGAACGCAAGCGCCGAGCCACAGCACTCGGACGAAATAATAAGCAAACACAAATGAGGAAGCTACAGATACCTACCCGTTTCCATATGGGTGAGGTTGCTGCCCTTTATGACAATCCCGTCAAGCAGGCAGAATATCTGTACAGCCTCATAGAAAGCGAGAGTAAATAA
- a CDS encoding N-acetylmuramoyl-L-alanine amidase: protein MAYTNSKLISYTKLSPNHSGQRTHSIDRITPHCVVGQLSAESICGCFTSPSRQASCNYGIGKDGRISLCVEEKNRSWCSSSNANDQRAITIECASDMSEPYAMNSAVYNSLIKLCVNICRRNGKKKLLWLADKNKTLNYTPKSDEMVLTVHRWFANKSCPGNWLYSRLGDLAAKVTSELSKTTSGGSTASTSQMYRVRKIWSDSKSQLGAYKLLANAKKKADENAGYKVFDSSGNVVYPAAATLAPAPAAGTSYKIQIDIANLNIRKGPGTNYGKTGQFTGKGIFTIVQESKGEGATLWGKLKSGVGWISLDFAKKI, encoded by the coding sequence ATGGCATACACAAACAGTAAACTGATATCTTATACCAAACTTAGTCCGAATCACTCCGGACAGCGTACACACAGCATCGACCGCATCACGCCACACTGCGTGGTGGGTCAGTTGTCAGCTGAGAGCATCTGCGGATGCTTTACCAGTCCGTCCAGACAGGCAAGCTGCAATTACGGCATTGGCAAGGACGGTCGCATCTCTCTTTGCGTGGAGGAAAAGAACCGCAGTTGGTGTTCTTCTTCCAATGCCAATGACCAGCGTGCCATCACCATCGAGTGCGCCAGTGATATGTCTGAGCCGTATGCAATGAATAGTGCTGTTTATAACTCACTGATCAAGCTCTGCGTTAACATTTGCAGGCGTAACGGGAAAAAGAAACTCTTATGGCTTGCCGACAAGAATAAGACTTTAAATTATACTCCAAAGTCTGATGAAATGGTGCTGACGGTCCACAGATGGTTTGCAAACAAGTCCTGTCCGGGTAACTGGCTATATTCCAGACTTGGTGATCTGGCCGCTAAGGTTACTTCTGAGCTTTCCAAAACCACTTCCGGCGGCAGCACTGCTTCTACTTCACAAATGTATCGTGTCCGCAAAATTTGGTCTGATTCTAAGAGTCAGCTTGGTGCCTATAAGTTGCTGGCCAATGCTAAGAAAAAGGCAGATGAAAATGCCGGATACAAGGTATTCGATTCATCCGGCAATGTTGTCTATCCTGCTGCAGCAACGCTTGCACCGGCTCCTGCTGCTGGAACGTCCTATAAGATTCAGATAGACATTGCCAATCTGAATATCCGCAAGGGACCAGGTACCAACTATGGTAAAACAGGTCAGTTCACCGGCAAAGGCATCTTTACAATCGTCCAGGAATCAAAAGGCGAAGGGGCTACCCTCTGGGGCAAACTGAAATCCGGAGTCGGATGGATTTCTCTGGATTTTGCCAAAAAGATATAA
- a CDS encoding PDDEXK family nuclease, which translates to MDIKPIETKYNGFRFRSRLEARWAVFFDMIGLKYEYEIEGFEMNGVRYLPDFYIPSLDRWFEIKAKSLREKEIKKCEEFCLNKDNENIKFSVLIGSPEAVKIDDFTGVIEYVWEWPSEKYPENVRMLAPHELSEKEYYSRFVRGLWVVPDVTEDELACAAIAAREARFEFGEFPKIPNNYKGD; encoded by the coding sequence ATGGACATTAAGCCTATAGAAACCAAATATAATGGATTTAGATTTAGAAGTCGCCTTGAGGCTCGATGGGCCGTCTTTTTCGATATGATTGGATTAAAGTATGAATATGAGATTGAAGGTTTTGAAATGAATGGAGTAAGATACCTTCCAGACTTCTACATTCCAAGTCTCGACAGATGGTTTGAAATAAAAGCAAAATCGCTAAGGGAAAAAGAAATCAAAAAATGTGAGGAATTTTGCCTTAACAAAGATAACGAGAACATTAAGTTTTCTGTATTAATTGGGTCTCCAGAAGCGGTTAAAATAGATGACTTTACAGGTGTTATAGAGTATGTATGGGAATGGCCATCAGAGAAATACCCGGAAAATGTAAGAATGCTGGCTCCGCATGAATTATCAGAAAAAGAGTATTATTCTAGATTTGTTAGAGGACTCTGGGTAGTTCCAGATGTAACGGAAGATGAACTTGCCTGTGCTGCAATTGCTGCGAGAGAAGCAAGATTTGAATTTGGCGAATTTCCTAAGATTCCCAATAATTACAAGGGGGATTAA
- a CDS encoding phage holin family protein, translated as MKEFWNTIQLIFAGIGGWLGYFLGGCDGLLYALIAFVVIDYITGVMCAIANHTLSSEVGFKGICRKVLIFLLVGIANILDIHVIGSGSVLRTAVIFFYISNEGVSLLENAAHLGLPVPEKIKTVLEQLHDRSTKEEN; from the coding sequence ATGAAAGAATTCTGGAACACAATTCAACTTATCTTTGCTGGCATTGGTGGCTGGCTGGGTTATTTTCTCGGAGGCTGTGATGGCTTACTCTACGCTCTTATTGCCTTTGTTGTTATCGACTACATCACCGGCGTCATGTGTGCAATTGCCAATCACACGCTTTCCAGTGAAGTTGGCTTCAAAGGTATCTGTAGAAAGGTATTGATTTTCTTGCTCGTTGGCATTGCCAATATTCTCGACATTCATGTCATCGGCTCTGGCAGTGTGCTTCGTACTGCAGTCATCTTTTTCTACATTTCCAACGAAGGCGTCAGCTTACTTGAAAATGCTGCCCACCTCGGACTTCCAGTCCCAGAAAAAATCAAAACCGTATTAGAACAGCTTCATGATCGAAGCACAAAGGAGGAAAACTAA
- a CDS encoding SHOCT domain-containing protein — MQENITASMPDSTSPKPIQQSDIQQDYDFLQAQKVSEKMLSLGLISLSEFNKLTEINRKTFSPFWVEIMPKIP, encoded by the coding sequence ATGCAAGAAAACATTACAGCTTCAATGCCGGATTCTACTTCTCCGAAGCCAATACAACAGTCTGATATTCAACAAGATTATGACTTTTTACAGGCGCAAAAGGTTTCAGAAAAGATGCTGTCGCTTGGACTTATTTCCTTGTCGGAATTCAACAAATTAACTGAAATAAACCGTAAAACATTCTCCCCGTTTTGGGTTGAGATTATGCCCAAAATTCCTTGA
- a CDS encoding DUF859 family phage minor structural protein: MASSGSITTGTKEGRSVTLSWTLSSQDIANNTSTIAWTLKGSGSGSGWVMSGGFKAIINGTTVYSTSTDNRIQLYNGTIVASGSLKISHNADGTKSFKLSCEAGVYSYAVNVSASGTHTLNTIPRASSVSATSVNMGNATTISISRASSSFTHTLTYSFGSATGTITTKTTSTSISWIPALALANQIPSTTSGTCTITCDTYNGSTKIGTKTCTLTLTVPASVKPTISSLTASRVDGNVPSTWGIYVQSKSKATLTIKGATGSYGSTIKSYSISGGGYSGTSSTLTTGFLNSSGTITFTATVTDSRGRTSAAATVSITVIAYSVPSFSSYNSQRCNSSGTISDDGTYIKATVSYSFASCSSKNTVTRSTYYRVAGTSTWTNASASFNSGTAFTFGSGKISTETSYEVKYELTDAFTTISITDIVSTTSVVMDFKSGGKGVAIGKVSETDNCFEVSEKWDVKVYGKLLSEYIKQAIGAIYPVGSIYMSVKNTNPSTYFGGTWVAWGTGRVPVGVNANDTNFATVEKTGGSSTVTLTTAHMPSHTHAKGTLATASAGGHTHDLKNQKTSWGTSGGNRVLIDATSGYTAVSNKTTTSAGAHTHTISGATAASGSGSAHNNLQPYITCYMWKRTA; this comes from the coding sequence ATGGCTTCCAGCGGAAGTATTACAACTGGCACAAAAGAGGGGCGTTCTGTCACCTTATCATGGACACTATCCAGTCAGGATATAGCCAATAATACATCTACCATTGCATGGACGCTGAAAGGCTCAGGCTCAGGAAGCGGCTGGGTCATGTCGGGTGGTTTTAAGGCTATTATTAACGGTACAACTGTCTACTCCACATCAACCGATAATCGTATTCAGCTCTATAATGGAACCATTGTGGCCTCCGGCTCCTTAAAGATCAGTCACAATGCAGATGGTACAAAATCTTTCAAATTAAGCTGCGAGGCTGGTGTCTACAGCTATGCAGTCAATGTATCCGCAAGTGGAACCCATACTCTAAACACGATTCCAAGAGCATCATCGGTATCGGCAACATCCGTGAATATGGGAAATGCCACAACAATTTCTATTTCAAGAGCATCTTCCTCATTCACCCATACACTGACCTATTCCTTTGGTAGTGCTACTGGAACCATCACAACAAAGACTACTTCCACATCTATATCGTGGATACCTGCTCTCGCATTGGCAAACCAAATACCGAGTACCACAAGTGGAACTTGTACAATTACCTGCGACACCTACAATGGCTCCACCAAGATTGGTACGAAAACCTGTACGCTGACTCTAACAGTTCCTGCTTCAGTCAAGCCTACTATTTCCAGTCTGACAGCAAGTCGTGTTGATGGCAACGTTCCAAGCACCTGGGGCATCTATGTACAGTCCAAGTCAAAGGCTACGCTGACAATAAAAGGTGCCACTGGAAGCTACGGCTCTACCATAAAATCCTACAGCATTAGTGGCGGTGGATACTCTGGTACATCTTCTACCCTCACTACAGGATTTTTGAACAGCTCTGGCACAATTACTTTTACTGCCACTGTAACGGATTCCAGAGGAAGAACCTCTGCTGCGGCTACCGTGTCAATTACTGTCATCGCCTACAGTGTACCTTCTTTTAGTTCTTACAACTCGCAACGATGCAACAGCAGTGGGACCATATCAGATGATGGCACCTATATCAAGGCAACAGTATCCTATAGCTTTGCATCCTGCAGCTCCAAGAATACAGTTACTCGCTCCACTTACTACCGAGTAGCCGGGACAAGTACATGGACCAACGCTTCTGCCAGTTTCAATTCCGGTACGGCATTTACCTTTGGCAGCGGTAAGATTTCCACTGAAACATCCTATGAAGTCAAATACGAATTAACAGATGCTTTCACGACTATCAGCATCACGGACATCGTATCTACGACATCGGTTGTCATGGACTTCAAAAGTGGTGGCAAAGGTGTGGCGATTGGTAAGGTATCAGAAACAGATAACTGCTTTGAAGTATCTGAAAAATGGGATGTAAAGGTCTACGGCAAACTATTGAGTGAATATATCAAACAGGCTATCGGCGCTATCTATCCTGTAGGAAGCATTTACATGAGCGTCAAGAACACAAATCCATCCACCTATTTTGGAGGCACTTGGGTTGCTTGGGGAACAGGCAGAGTTCCGGTTGGTGTCAATGCTAACGATACCAACTTTGCTACAGTCGAAAAGACCGGTGGTTCTTCTACCGTCACATTAACTACGGCACATATGCCTTCTCATACTCATGCAAAAGGAACGCTGGCAACAGCCAGTGCCGGTGGACATACTCATGATCTGAAGAACCAGAAAACCTCATGGGGAACCAGTGGTGGCAATCGAGTTTTAATCGATGCTACATCCGGTTATACAGCAGTCAGCAACAAGACCACAACAAGTGCTGGCGCACATACACATACAATCTCTGGTGCTACTGCCGCATCTGGTTCCGGCAGTGCGCACAACAATCTGCAGCCCTACATCACATGCTACATGTGGAAAAGGACTGCTTAA
- a CDS encoding phage tail spike protein translates to MSIFRIFVDGQLFYHPQLSQLAITEAKLTEDAENIDSLTLSAPFNHPYLDSIHPMASTIVCKKGDATVFEGRALNDGSDFYNTHTWTCESALAYLEDSQQPPFSYKGTLKGLLEYFLSVHNKAVEEKKRFKLGNITVTDNNDYISYSNSEYSCTLDAIKSKLINTHGGYLMVRYTKSEKFLDYLAEFNTRSVQSVEYGKNLTDVKITRDHTERITALIPLGTKKKTTDEEGNEVESDERVDITSVNDGLNYIFDETTVKEIGWIWATEVWDDVTLPGNLFRKAKARLAELIAGITSMELTIVDESDTGADIGSIHARQFVNCLSPPHGIDGRYACMSKTVDYLNPSGNTITIGASGIKLTSISAKQNENITELTDDLIGKTAEIQSAIAKADAAEATAKDAKEATDTVIDDITALQESIRECYSEISKTSEEISLTVREEYISRSEMATIQQDFQSTITQNSSEIRMDFSAVTDELKDNIATNQELLEEYIRFKGALIELGKVGNAFTAELSNNELAFKENGQKIAYISNNSLVITNAEIRNKLSLGNETRGWFDFIPRNNGNLSIKWRGPAS, encoded by the coding sequence ATGAGTATCTTTCGTATTTTCGTAGACGGTCAGCTATTCTATCATCCACAGTTATCCCAGCTTGCTATTACAGAAGCGAAACTGACCGAAGATGCCGAAAACATCGACAGTCTGACACTGTCCGCTCCATTTAATCATCCGTATTTGGATTCCATCCACCCGATGGCTTCCACCATCGTTTGTAAAAAGGGCGATGCGACAGTCTTTGAGGGTCGTGCCTTAAACGATGGCAGTGATTTTTATAACACCCACACTTGGACCTGCGAATCGGCTCTGGCATATCTCGAAGATAGCCAGCAGCCGCCTTTCTCCTATAAAGGAACACTCAAAGGTCTTTTGGAATATTTTCTCTCTGTCCACAATAAGGCAGTCGAAGAAAAGAAGCGTTTCAAGCTGGGGAATATTACAGTTACAGATAACAATGACTATATCAGCTATAGCAACTCCGAATATTCCTGCACTTTGGATGCTATCAAAAGTAAGCTAATCAATACACATGGTGGCTATTTGATGGTTCGCTATACAAAATCCGAAAAATTTCTGGACTACCTTGCAGAGTTCAATACTCGTTCTGTGCAATCCGTGGAATACGGAAAGAACCTAACGGATGTCAAAATCACCCGTGATCATACCGAACGCATCACTGCTCTGATTCCACTTGGAACAAAGAAAAAGACAACTGATGAAGAAGGAAACGAAGTCGAGTCCGATGAACGTGTTGATATCACTTCCGTAAACGACGGGCTAAATTATATATTTGATGAAACTACTGTAAAAGAAATCGGCTGGATCTGGGCCACAGAAGTCTGGGATGATGTCACGCTCCCAGGCAACCTTTTCCGTAAAGCAAAGGCCCGTCTTGCAGAGCTTATTGCCGGTATCACCAGCATGGAACTAACCATCGTGGATGAATCAGACACCGGTGCTGATATCGGAAGTATTCATGCCAGACAGTTTGTTAACTGCTTATCTCCGCCTCATGGCATTGATGGACGCTACGCCTGCATGAGCAAGACTGTAGATTACTTAAATCCGTCTGGGAACACCATAACCATTGGAGCCAGTGGTATCAAGCTGACTTCCATATCAGCCAAACAGAATGAAAATATCACTGAACTCACCGATGACTTGATTGGAAAAACCGCAGAAATACAAAGCGCGATAGCAAAGGCGGATGCCGCAGAAGCTACCGCCAAAGATGCGAAGGAAGCAACTGACACAGTAATTGATGATATTACAGCGTTACAGGAAAGCATACGCGAGTGTTACTCAGAGATCTCCAAAACTTCAGAAGAAATCAGTCTAACCGTGCGAGAAGAATACATCTCACGCTCAGAAATGGCAACTATCCAGCAGGATTTTCAATCTACGATTACGCAAAACAGTAGTGAGATCCGCATGGATTTCTCTGCTGTCACAGATGAGCTGAAGGACAATATCGCAACTAACCAGGAGCTCCTTGAAGAATATATTCGCTTCAAAGGAGCTCTTATTGAGCTTGGCAAAGTAGGAAATGCCTTCACCGCTGAGCTTTCCAACAATGAACTGGCCTTCAAAGAAAACGGTCAGAAAATCGCCTACATCTCCAACAACAGCTTGGTTATCACCAATGCAGAGATTCGCAACAAACTATCCCTCGGTAATGAAACCAGAGGATGGTTTGATTTTATCCCAAGAAATAACGGTAACCTCTCTATCAAGTGGAGAGGCCCGGCATCATAA
- a CDS encoding recombinase family protein produces the protein MGNVMLIPARRQVGSNARKQEEEKPKLRVAAYCRVSTDSDEQATSYEAQVEHYTEYIQKNPDWEFAGIYADDGISGTNTKKREEFNRMIDDCKAGNIDMIITKSISRFARNTLDCLKYIRQLKDMNIPVLFEKESINTMDAKGEVLITIMASLAQQESQSLSQNVKMGLQYRYQQGKVQINHNRFLGYTKDADGNLVIDPEQAETVKRIYREYLEGLSMDKIAAGLERDGILTGAGGKKWHTSTINKILRNEKYIGDALLQKTYTTDFLNKTRVKNNGLVPQYYVEGDHEAIIPKDIYLQVQEELVRRRVGKTSANGKKRNYSCNHCFSQIIICGECGEMFRRLHWNNRGVKSIVWRCISRLESTGLECHARTINELVLQDVVVKAINQMLGDKSNYQAQLQLNIAAVIRASQATAIDSIDEKLMALQQELIQKANSKEDYDEIADEIFRLRELRQKTTVDTAARDEQIKRINDLQDYISQQTTLLTEFDEALVRRWIKQITIWDDRITVELKSGVSIDVDA, from the coding sequence ATGGGAAATGTAATGTTAATTCCTGCAAGACGACAGGTTGGAAGCAATGCTCGAAAGCAGGAAGAAGAAAAGCCAAAGCTCCGTGTCGCAGCGTACTGCCGCGTCAGTACAGACAGCGATGAGCAGGCTACAAGTTATGAAGCTCAGGTCGAGCACTACACAGAATACATACAGAAAAATCCTGATTGGGAATTTGCCGGAATCTATGCTGATGACGGTATCTCCGGCACCAACACAAAAAAGCGAGAAGAATTCAATCGTATGATTGATGACTGTAAAGCCGGTAACATCGATATGATTATCACCAAGTCCATCAGCCGATTCGCCAGAAACACATTGGACTGCCTAAAATATATAAGGCAGCTCAAAGACATGAACATCCCTGTTTTATTCGAGAAAGAGTCCATCAACACGATGGATGCCAAGGGCGAAGTTCTCATCACCATCATGGCATCTCTGGCCCAGCAGGAATCGCAGTCCCTAAGTCAGAATGTCAAAATGGGCTTACAATATCGCTACCAGCAAGGCAAGGTACAAATCAACCACAATCGCTTCCTTGGCTATACAAAGGACGCAGATGGGAATTTAGTCATTGATCCAGAACAGGCTGAAACTGTAAAGCGTATTTATCGAGAATATTTAGAAGGTCTCAGTATGGACAAAATTGCCGCCGGTCTGGAGCGTGACGGTATTCTTACCGGTGCCGGAGGAAAAAAGTGGCACACAAGCACCATCAACAAAATTCTCCGTAACGAAAAATACATTGGTGATGCTCTGCTCCAAAAGACCTACACCACTGACTTTCTAAACAAGACCAGAGTTAAAAATAACGGTCTTGTTCCGCAATACTATGTAGAAGGCGACCACGAAGCCATTATTCCGAAGGACATTTACCTGCAGGTACAGGAAGAACTTGTTCGCAGGCGAGTAGGTAAAACCAGCGCCAACGGTAAGAAACGAAACTACAGCTGTAACCACTGCTTCTCCCAAATCATCATCTGCGGTGAATGCGGTGAAATGTTTCGAAGGCTCCACTGGAACAACCGAGGCGTCAAGTCAATTGTCTGGCGCTGCATCAGCAGGCTGGAATCCACCGGACTTGAATGCCACGCTCGAACCATCAATGAGCTGGTTCTTCAGGATGTTGTCGTCAAAGCAATCAATCAAATGCTTGGTGACAAAAGCAATTATCAGGCACAGCTCCAGCTTAACATTGCCGCAGTCATCCGAGCTTCGCAGGCAACAGCCATTGACAGCATTGACGAAAAACTGATGGCTCTACAACAAGAGTTGATCCAGAAAGCCAACAGCAAAGAGGACTACGACGAAATAGCGGATGAGATCTTCAGGCTCCGAGAACTCCGCCAGAAAACAACCGTCGATACCGCCGCAAGAGATGAACAGATAAAGCGAATCAATGACCTGCAGGATTACATCTCGCAACAGACCACTCTCCTTACAGAATTTGATGAAGCACTGGTGCGACGCTGGATCAAGCAGATCACCATCTGGGATGACCGCATCACAGTTGAACTGAAATCCGGCGTCAGCATTGATGTGGATGCATAA
- the rlmD gene encoding 23S rRNA (uracil(1939)-C(5))-methyltransferase RlmD codes for MEKNKIYRAEIIAYAGDGSSIARIHDMVVFVPGGAVGDQCDIRIVKIAKNYAYGRIERIFIKSKNRIEPECPHASKCGGCCYWHISYEEELRAKSKKVQDAIQRIGGIAMEPEAVCGSDSIYHYRNKAQYPVGIKDDEIITGFYRARSHDIIPMEHCLIQTELADNLAKCVRDWMTEYHVAPYNENTRSGFIRHIYVRSGFATGQVLLCIVTKSAKLPAVGELIQAARQTVPGLCGIVLNINKKTGNAILGDRYITLWGNDTLEDVLCGNRFQLSPAAFYQVNRAQAEKLYEAALQYAELDQTKTALDLYCGAGTITLALAHSAKEVIGAEIVPQAVENAKQNAKLNYITNARFICADAGQAATHLAEEGIRPDVIVVDPPRKGIDQATIDAIGAMAPERVVYVSCDPATLARDVKLLGEQGYQLKRYKVFDLFPRTFHVETVCLLSRKDK; via the coding sequence ATGGAAAAAAATAAAATTTATCGGGCAGAAATCATCGCATATGCAGGCGATGGATCTTCGATTGCCCGCATTCACGATATGGTCGTTTTTGTGCCGGGAGGCGCAGTTGGTGACCAGTGTGATATTCGCATTGTAAAAATCGCCAAAAACTATGCGTATGGACGCATTGAGCGCATTTTTATCAAATCAAAGAACCGAATAGAGCCGGAATGTCCGCATGCATCCAAATGCGGCGGCTGCTGCTATTGGCACATCTCTTATGAAGAAGAACTGCGTGCCAAATCCAAAAAAGTACAGGATGCCATCCAGCGCATCGGCGGCATTGCGATGGAACCAGAAGCGGTTTGCGGCTCGGATTCTATCTACCATTATCGCAACAAAGCACAATATCCAGTCGGTATAAAAGATGACGAAATCATCACCGGTTTTTATCGTGCGCGCAGCCACGATATCATCCCAATGGAGCATTGTCTGATTCAAACCGAGCTCGCAGATAATCTTGCGAAGTGTGTGCGTGACTGGATGACGGAATATCACGTTGCGCCATACAACGAGAACACACGCAGCGGTTTCATTCGTCATATATATGTCCGTTCCGGCTTTGCTACCGGTCAGGTTCTGCTGTGCATCGTGACCAAATCCGCAAAGCTTCCCGCCGTCGGTGAATTGATTCAGGCAGCGCGGCAAACGGTTCCGGGATTGTGCGGTATTGTGCTGAACATCAACAAGAAAACCGGAAATGCCATCTTGGGTGACCGATATATCACGCTGTGGGGCAATGACACGCTGGAGGATGTGCTGTGCGGCAATCGGTTCCAGTTGTCTCCTGCCGCCTTTTATCAGGTCAATCGTGCGCAGGCAGAAAAGCTGTACGAGGCTGCGCTGCAATATGCAGAGCTTGACCAGACAAAAACCGCGCTGGATCTTTATTGCGGTGCCGGAACCATTACACTTGCTCTGGCACACAGTGCAAAGGAAGTCATCGGTGCAGAAATCGTTCCGCAGGCGGTGGAAAACGCCAAACAGAACGCCAAGCTCAATTACATCACCAATGCACGGTTTATCTGCGCCGATGCCGGTCAGGCAGCGACCCATCTCGCAGAGGAGGGCATTCGGCCGGATGTCATTGTTGTCGACCCGCCGCGCAAGGGCATCGATCAGGCAACCATTGACGCCATCGGCGCGATGGCACCGGAGCGTGTCGTGTACGTCTCGTGCGACCCTGCCACGCTCGCCCGCGATGTCAAGCTGCTCGGCGAGCAGGGGTATCAGTTGAAAAGGTATAAGGTTTTCGATTTGTTCCCGAGGACGTTCCACGTTGAGACGGTCTGTTTGCTGTCAAGGAAAGATAAATAA
- a CDS encoding recombinase family protein — MKKVTKIDGIQKNTGINSKLRVAAYCRVSTGSDAQLESLEAQKSHYEQYINSREDWQFAGLYFDEGITATKAEKRPELLRLITDCEARRIDFVITKSISRFSRNTTDCLALVRKLQSLEIPIYFEKENINTGSMESELFLAILSSMAEGESASISENAKWSVKRRFQNGTYKLGYTPYGYDWDGNNMIINPDQAAVVKRIFADILSGKSTNVIADELNAEKVPSKKNNHWTSSTIRGILANEKYTGDVIFQKTYTDETFNRHTNYGEVDQYMAPDHHEAIISHSDFDAANALVNQRAAEKGIEKGSDKYQQRYAFSGKIICGECGDTFKRRIHSCTTYKYVAWACNTHLKNKESCHMKYVRDDEIKAAFITMLNKLIYGYRLILTPYLKVLENSSGDEAIQRIQHLEQLIAQNSEQREALTKLMAQGYIDQILYNQETNALLLQAETYRSDIEAITIGMTGDAAKVTETNLLLHFVSHTNMLTAYSEELFENYADHIEVMSRNEIRFVMKCGLTFTERIGD; from the coding sequence GTGAAGAAGGTAACCAAAATCGACGGTATACAAAAGAATACCGGCATAAACAGTAAGCTCCGAGTTGCCGCCTACTGTCGTGTTTCAACAGGTAGTGACGCTCAATTGGAAAGTCTTGAGGCTCAGAAAAGCCACTATGAACAATACATCAATTCTCGTGAGGATTGGCAGTTCGCCGGTCTCTACTTTGATGAAGGTATAACCGCTACCAAAGCCGAAAAACGTCCGGAACTGCTCCGCCTGATTACGGATTGTGAAGCAAGGAGAATCGACTTTGTAATTACCAAATCCATCAGCCGTTTTTCTCGAAACACGACGGACTGCTTGGCTTTGGTGAGAAAGCTTCAAAGTCTGGAGATTCCTATTTATTTTGAAAAAGAAAACATAAACACCGGTTCAATGGAAAGCGAACTCTTCCTTGCCATTCTTAGCAGTATGGCTGAAGGTGAATCCGCATCTATTTCCGAAAATGCGAAATGGTCAGTGAAGCGCCGCTTCCAAAATGGAACCTACAAACTCGGCTACACTCCTTACGGCTACGATTGGGATGGTAACAATATGATTATCAATCCAGATCAGGCGGCTGTCGTAAAAAGGATATTTGCAGATATTCTTTCAGGAAAAAGTACAAACGTTATTGCAGATGAGCTAAACGCAGAAAAGGTTCCATCCAAGAAAAACAATCACTGGACTTCCAGCACTATTCGAGGCATTCTCGCTAATGAGAAATATACCGGTGACGTCATTTTCCAAAAGACCTATACGGATGAAACCTTTAATCGGCACACAAATTATGGTGAGGTTGATCAGTACATGGCTCCGGATCATCACGAAGCGATTATCAGTCATTCGGACTTCGATGCAGCAAATGCGCTGGTTAATCAACGAGCTGCTGAAAAAGGTATAGAAAAAGGCAGTGACAAATATCAGCAACGTTATGCATTCTCCGGGAAAATAATCTGCGGAGAATGTGGAGACACTTTCAAGCGCAGGATACACTCTTGCACCACATACAAGTATGTCGCATGGGCCTGCAACACGCACCTGAAGAATAAGGAGTCCTGCCATATGAAATATGTAAGAGATGATGAAATAAAAGCTGCATTCATTACAATGCTAAACAAGCTCATTTACGGCTATCGGTTGATACTTACTCCTTATCTCAAAGTACTTGAAAACTCATCTGGCGACGAGGCCATTCAGCGCATTCAGCACTTGGAGCAACTCATCGCTCAAAACAGTGAACAGCGTGAAGCATTAACCAAGCTGATGGCACAGGGCTATATCGACCAGATTCTCTATAATCAAGAAACAAATGCACTCCTCCTGCAGGCAGAGACATATCGCTCTGACATTGAAGCAATTACCATCGGAATGACGGGTGATGCAGCAAAGGTTACGGAAACGAATCTTCTGCTACACTTTGTGTCCCATACCAATATGCTTACAGCCTACAGCGAGGAGCTTTTTGAAAACTACGCAGACCACATTGAAGTCATGAGCAGAAATGAAATCAGGTTTGTTATGAAATGCGGTCTGACATTCACAGAAAGGATTGGTGATTAG